The following coding sequences are from one Nonlabens arenilitoris window:
- a CDS encoding efflux RND transporter permease subunit produces the protein MLNKSIKFLIENKLVAVILLALFVGWGIVNAPFNWETGILPTDPVAVDAIPDIGENQQIVFTKWQGRSPQDIEDQITYPLTTSLLGIPGVKTIRSSSMFGFSSIYIIFEENVEFYWSRSRILEKLNSLPANLLPDGVNPALGPDATGLGQIFWYTLEGRDKDGNVTGGWDLQELRSIQDYYVKYGLSSASGVSEVASIGGYVQEYQVDVDPEKMRQYNIGLTDIVKAVKESNQDIGAQTLEINQAEYLVRGLGYVKSVTDIENAVVASENFTSIRIKDIANVHLGPQTRRGILDKEGAEVVGGVVVARYGANPLEVINNVKDQIAELSSGLPTKTLGDGRTSQVTIVPFYDRTQLIQETLHTLNEALTLEILITILVIIVMVFNLRASILISGLLPVAVLMVFITMKLFNVDANIVALSGIAIAIGTMVDVGVILAENMIRHLEDEKLRLKANGQAYTTNEIIYNATSEVSGAILTAVLTTIISFLPVFTMIGAEGKLFRPLAFTKTMALSASLVIALFLIPPFAAFLFRKTNIRQRSKLLLNGLLIALGISAFVFGYWLGLILIAFGCSGLLFSLKAKKEYNHTIAGYGLSINQNVVNIIISCIAIVVLLAEYWRPLGFDRSILMNLIFVAIICFGLLSVFTVFRRYYDSILRWALQNRYLFLIVPTTVLILGVVIMRNTGKEFMPALNEGSFLLMPTSLPHAGVEENKRVLQQLDMAVASIPEIETVVGKAGRTESALDPAPLSMYENVIQYKSEYMRNGNGERQRYRVNDDGLFVLKNDKFIINPNNKVDEDANYEASKLKTTATRNDLIEDDDGEYYRNWRPEINSPDDIWNEIVKVTKFPGVTSAPKLQPIETRLVMLQTGMRAPMGIKVKGPDLKTIENFGLQLEDILKQAEGVKEQAVFADRIVGKPYLLIDIKRDQLARYGISIMDVQEVLQVAVGGMPLTQTVEGRERYGVRVRYPRELRANPEDLKSIYVPVSTGSPVPLGELVDIRYEQGPQVIKSEDTFLIGYVLFDKLDGFAEVDVVENAQALIQQKIDNGNLVVPQGISYRFTGTYENQLRAEKTLSVVVPLCLLVIFLILYFQFKSVSTSLMVFTAIAVAFAGGFIMIWLYGQDWFFNFSFFGENLRDLFNMKTINLSVAVWVGFIALFGIATDDGVVMATYLDQSFKSNGPDSKKGIRLATLEAAGKRIRPCLMTTVTTVLALLPVLTSTGKGSDIMIPMAIPIFGGMIIDVTSYFLLPVLYSWKKEYQLKRANK, from the coding sequence ATGCTAAATAAAAGCATAAAATTTCTCATAGAAAACAAACTTGTTGCCGTTATACTACTCGCCCTATTCGTGGGTTGGGGAATCGTTAACGCACCCTTCAATTGGGAAACAGGCATTTTACCAACTGATCCTGTGGCCGTGGATGCCATTCCTGATATTGGCGAAAACCAGCAAATTGTTTTTACCAAATGGCAAGGGCGTTCACCCCAGGATATCGAAGACCAGATTACCTATCCACTTACAACTTCATTGTTGGGAATTCCTGGGGTCAAGACCATCCGAAGCTCTTCAATGTTCGGTTTTTCCAGTATCTATATCATTTTTGAAGAAAATGTAGAATTCTATTGGTCACGCAGCCGTATTCTCGAAAAACTCAATTCACTACCTGCAAACTTATTACCCGATGGTGTTAACCCAGCATTGGGTCCAGACGCCACGGGATTGGGTCAAATCTTTTGGTACACGCTGGAAGGTCGTGACAAAGACGGCAACGTAACTGGCGGTTGGGATTTACAGGAATTACGCAGCATACAGGATTATTATGTGAAATACGGATTGTCTTCGGCAAGCGGTGTTTCAGAAGTGGCGTCAATTGGTGGTTACGTCCAGGAATACCAAGTGGATGTTGACCCTGAAAAAATGCGACAGTACAACATCGGTTTGACCGATATTGTAAAGGCTGTTAAAGAAAGCAATCAAGACATCGGTGCGCAGACCTTGGAAATCAATCAAGCCGAATACCTGGTTCGTGGTTTAGGGTATGTGAAATCTGTTACAGATATCGAAAATGCGGTGGTCGCTTCGGAAAATTTTACTTCTATCCGAATCAAAGACATCGCTAATGTTCATTTGGGACCACAAACGCGACGTGGTATTTTAGATAAAGAAGGTGCCGAAGTGGTAGGCGGTGTAGTTGTGGCTCGTTATGGTGCTAACCCATTGGAAGTCATCAATAATGTAAAAGACCAAATAGCGGAATTATCATCCGGACTACCCACAAAAACCTTGGGAGATGGTCGTACTTCACAAGTGACCATTGTTCCCTTTTACGACCGTACCCAACTTATTCAGGAAACACTTCACACACTCAATGAAGCCCTTACACTTGAAATCCTGATAACCATTTTGGTCATCATCGTAATGGTGTTCAATCTACGTGCATCCATACTCATCTCTGGTCTGTTGCCTGTTGCTGTTTTAATGGTTTTTATAACAATGAAGCTCTTTAATGTAGATGCCAATATTGTTGCCTTGTCAGGAATTGCCATTGCTATCGGTACAATGGTGGACGTGGGCGTCATACTCGCCGAAAATATGATTAGGCATCTGGAAGATGAAAAACTTCGTCTTAAGGCAAATGGACAGGCATACACCACAAACGAAATTATTTACAATGCAACTTCGGAAGTTTCTGGTGCAATTTTAACCGCTGTTCTCACAACAATTATCAGTTTCCTACCTGTGTTCACAATGATAGGTGCCGAAGGAAAACTCTTCAGACCATTGGCTTTTACAAAGACAATGGCACTTTCTGCATCGCTTGTAATCGCGCTGTTTTTAATACCGCCATTTGCCGCATTCCTTTTCAGAAAAACAAACATTCGCCAGCGATCTAAATTGCTTTTGAATGGTCTTTTAATCGCACTCGGTATCTCTGCATTTGTATTTGGTTACTGGCTTGGGTTGATTTTGATAGCTTTTGGATGTAGTGGTTTACTCTTTTCGCTTAAAGCGAAAAAAGAATACAACCATACCATTGCTGGCTACGGGCTCAGCATCAATCAAAATGTAGTAAATATCATCATTTCCTGTATTGCTATCGTCGTGCTGTTAGCCGAATACTGGCGACCACTTGGTTTTGACCGCAGTATTCTAATGAATTTAATTTTTGTAGCGATTATCTGCTTCGGACTGCTTAGTGTATTTACTGTTTTCCGAAGATACTATGATAGCATTTTGCGCTGGGCACTACAAAACCGATACCTGTTTTTAATTGTTCCAACCACGGTGCTGATTTTAGGTGTGGTCATAATGCGTAACACTGGGAAGGAATTTATGCCTGCGCTCAATGAAGGTTCATTCCTCTTAATGCCGACATCCTTACCGCACGCTGGTGTCGAAGAGAACAAGCGTGTCTTGCAACAGCTCGATATGGCTGTGGCGAGCATACCAGAAATTGAAACCGTAGTTGGAAAAGCGGGAAGGACAGAATCTGCCCTCGACCCTGCGCCACTCTCAATGTATGAAAACGTGATTCAGTACAAGTCTGAATATATGCGAAATGGGAATGGAGAAAGACAACGCTACCGTGTAAACGATGATGGTCTATTTGTGCTGAAAAATGACAAGTTCATTATCAACCCGAATAATAAAGTTGATGAAGATGCCAATTATGAGGCTTCAAAATTGAAGACAACCGCAACACGCAATGATTTGATTGAAGACGACGATGGCGAATACTACCGAAACTGGCGACCCGAAATAAACAGTCCTGATGACATTTGGAATGAAATCGTAAAAGTGACCAAATTCCCAGGCGTGACTTCTGCGCCCAAGTTGCAGCCCATCGAGACACGACTCGTGATGCTACAAACAGGAATGCGTGCACCTATGGGAATAAAAGTGAAAGGGCCAGATTTAAAAACCATAGAAAACTTTGGACTTCAACTGGAAGACATCCTAAAACAAGCCGAAGGTGTCAAAGAACAAGCCGTTTTTGCAGACCGCATCGTGGGTAAACCTTATTTGTTGATTGACATTAAACGAGACCAGTTGGCACGCTATGGGATTTCAATAATGGATGTTCAGGAAGTACTTCAAGTAGCTGTGGGCGGTATGCCACTTACCCAAACGGTAGAAGGACGTGAGCGGTATGGTGTAAGAGTACGCTATCCACGGGAATTGCGTGCAAATCCAGAAGACTTAAAAAGTATCTATGTTCCGGTATCAACTGGAAGTCCGGTTCCTTTGGGCGAACTAGTGGATATTCGGTACGAGCAAGGTCCGCAGGTCATTAAAAGTGAAGACACCTTCTTGATTGGCTACGTGCTGTTTGATAAGCTTGATGGTTTTGCCGAAGTCGATGTGGTGGAAAATGCCCAAGCGCTCATTCAACAGAAAATCGATAATGGCAATTTGGTCGTGCCACAAGGAATCAGTTACCGATTTACGGGAACGTACGAAAATCAATTGCGAGCAGAAAAAACGTTATCGGTAGTTGTGCCACTTTGCTTGCTGGTCATTTTCTTGATTTTGTATTTCCAGTTCAAGTCGGTTTCTACGTCGCTTATGGTTTTTACAGCAATCGCCGTAGCCTTTGCAGGTGGCTTCATAATGATTTGGTTATACGGTCAGGATTGGTTTTTCAATTTTAGCTTTTTTGGCGAGAACCTACGGGACTTGTTCAATATGAAAACCATCAATTTAAGTGTGGCCGTTTGGGTCGGTTTTATTGCCCTTTTCGGTATTGCGACTGATGATGGTGTTGTAATGGCAACCTATTTAGACCAATCTTTCAAAAGCAACGGGCCAGACAGTAAAAAAGGCATACGTCTCGCCACATTGGAAGCAGCAGGCAAACGCATACGTCCTTGTTTGATGACCACCGTGACCACGGTTTTGGCATTATTGCCAGTACTCACATCTACAGGAAAGGGAAGCGACATTATGATACCGATGGCCATTCCAATTTTTGGCGGAATGATAATCGACGTCACATCCTATTTTCTCTTACCAGTTTTATATAGCTGGAAAAAAGAATACCAACTTAAAAGAGCAAACAAATGA
- the ftsA gene encoding cell division protein FtsA gives MDLQEYAVGLDIGTTKIVAMIGRKNEYGKLEILGVGRSKSLGVHRGVVNNITQTIQSIQQAVDQAEAVSGIKIKEVTVGIAGQHIRSLQHSDYITRGNSEEVIDQSDIDTLCGQVHKLVMLPGEEIIHVLPQEYKIDGQSEIKEPIGMYGGRLEANFHVVVGQVASIKNIYRCVKSADLDLKKITLEPLASADAVLSQEEKEAGVALIDIGGGTTDLAIFKDGIIRHTAVIPQGGNIITEDIKAGCSIIEKQAELLKTKFGSAWPGENKENEIVSIPGLRGREPKEITLKNLSKIIHARVIEILENVFVEIKNYGHDDPKKQLIAGVVLTGGGSQLKHIKQLAEYVTGMPSRIGYPNEHLAGDSDAESTSPVFATAVGLVMKGLEDGYLNAKLEEQPVEEVIEEPIVEVEEIDQPEPEVQESKKRGFFENWTTKLKDFLDNAE, from the coding sequence ATGGATTTACAAGAATATGCAGTAGGACTGGACATTGGGACCACAAAGATTGTGGCCATGATAGGTCGTAAGAATGAGTACGGCAAACTTGAAATTCTAGGTGTAGGAAGATCAAAAAGCCTTGGAGTACATAGAGGTGTTGTCAATAACATTACACAGACTATTCAGTCTATTCAGCAAGCTGTTGATCAGGCAGAGGCTGTAAGTGGTATCAAGATAAAGGAAGTAACGGTAGGTATTGCAGGTCAACACATACGCAGTTTACAGCACAGTGATTATATCACTAGAGGTAATTCTGAAGAGGTTATTGACCAATCAGATATAGATACCTTATGTGGTCAGGTTCATAAGTTAGTCATGTTGCCTGGTGAAGAAATTATTCACGTACTGCCACAGGAATATAAAATCGATGGTCAGTCAGAGATTAAAGAGCCTATAGGTATGTATGGTGGTCGATTAGAAGCAAATTTTCACGTCGTTGTTGGTCAGGTAGCGTCTATCAAAAATATCTATCGCTGTGTAAAGAGTGCAGATTTAGATCTTAAGAAAATTACACTTGAACCACTAGCTAGTGCAGATGCTGTATTGAGTCAAGAAGAGAAGGAAGCTGGAGTGGCACTTATCGACATAGGTGGTGGGACAACAGATCTAGCTATATTTAAGGATGGCATCATACGTCATACAGCGGTCATTCCTCAAGGAGGAAATATTATTACTGAAGACATTAAAGCAGGTTGTTCTATTATAGAAAAGCAGGCAGAATTGTTGAAGACAAAATTTGGTAGTGCATGGCCTGGTGAGAATAAAGAAAATGAAATTGTTTCTATTCCAGGATTACGTGGTCGCGAGCCTAAAGAAATCACACTTAAGAATTTGAGTAAAATTATTCATGCTCGAGTGATTGAGATCTTAGAAAACGTGTTTGTAGAAATTAAAAATTACGGTCACGATGATCCTAAAAAGCAACTTATTGCAGGTGTTGTGCTTACCGGTGGTGGTAGCCAGTTAAAGCATATCAAGCAACTAGCAGAGTATGTTACAGGAATGCCTAGCCGTATAGGATATCCTAATGAACATCTAGCTGGTGATAGCGATGCAGAAAGTACAAGTCCAGTTTTTGCAACTGCAGTAGGATTAGTAATGAAAGGATTAGAAGACGGCTACCTCAATGCTAAATTAGAAGAGCAACCGGTAGAAGAAGTAATAGAAGAACCCATTGTAGAAGTTGAAGAAATTGATCAACCAGAACCTGAAGTTCAAGAAAGTAAAAAACGTGGATTCTTTGAAAATTGGACCACAAAATTGAAGGATTTTTTAGATAATGCAGAGTAA
- a CDS encoding HYC_CC_PP family protein: protein MKQIIHKSIAMVMAVVVLLTTMSFTVDMHYCGDTLVDFSFIQDVKTCGMEKAEPAKSCSKSMISKKSCCSDEQLIIEGQDDLKQDFSQLTFEQQIFVASFAYSYISLFEGTKSKEISFLDHSPPFIRRDLQLLHQTFLI from the coding sequence ATGAAACAAATTATCCACAAATCAATTGCAATGGTAATGGCTGTTGTGGTTCTACTGACCACAATGTCGTTTACTGTGGATATGCATTATTGTGGAGATACGTTAGTAGATTTTTCATTCATCCAAGATGTCAAGACTTGCGGAATGGAAAAAGCTGAACCTGCTAAGAGTTGCTCTAAATCAATGATTTCTAAAAAATCTTGTTGCTCAGATGAACAATTGATTATTGAAGGTCAGGACGATTTAAAGCAGGATTTTTCACAACTTACTTTTGAGCAACAAATATTCGTTGCCTCTTTTGCTTACTCATATATTAGTCTCTTTGAAGGAACTAAATCTAAAGAGATCTCTTTCTTAGACCACTCGCCCCCATTTATTAGGCGGGACTTGCAGCTATTGCACCAGACATTCTTAATTTGA
- a CDS encoding GatB/YqeY domain-containing protein: MSLEKDIMTAMKEAMKAKDQTALAALRAVKSEILLAKTSGDNGDLSEEDEIKLVQKLVKQRKDSARIFSEQDREDLSQPELAQAAVLEQFLPEQLSEEEIAKVVADIISQTGAAGMKDMGKVMGMANQQLAGKADGRTISTIVKDQLT; encoded by the coding sequence ATGAGTTTAGAAAAAGATATCATGACCGCTATGAAAGAGGCCATGAAGGCAAAAGATCAAACGGCTCTTGCAGCATTGCGTGCGGTAAAAAGTGAAATATTGCTTGCAAAAACATCTGGTGATAATGGTGATTTATCTGAAGAAGATGAGATTAAACTAGTTCAAAAGCTAGTTAAGCAACGTAAGGATAGTGCACGTATTTTTTCTGAACAAGATAGAGAAGATCTTTCACAACCAGAACTAGCACAGGCTGCGGTGTTAGAACAGTTTTTGCCAGAGCAATTAAGTGAGGAAGAGATTGCAAAAGTAGTAGCAGATATTATATCTCAAACCGGTGCAGCTGGAATGAAAGATATGGGAAAAGTTATGGGAATGGCAAATCAACAGCTAGCCGGTAAGGCAGATGGTAGAACTATAAGCACTATAGTAAAGGATCAATTAACATAG
- the ftsZ gene encoding cell division protein FtsZ: MSNEDFNSIAFDLPLNKSNVIKVIGVGGGGSNAIKHMFQQGIKGVDFVICNTDSQALDNSPVPNKIQLGVTLTEGLGAGANPEVGERAAQESIEELRGMLDTNTKMVFITAGMGGGTGTGAAPVIAQVSREMGILTVGIVTTPFNFEGKVRNEQAQLGIEKFRSQVDSLIIINNNKLREVYGNLGFKAGFSKADEVLATASRGIAEVITHHYTQNIDLRDAKTVLSNSGTAIMGSAQSTGANRAQEGIIKALDSPLLNDNKITGAKNVLLLIVSGSEEITIDEIGEINDLIQTEAGGGANIIMGVGEDESLGDAISVTVIATGFNKEQQNDISNTEAKRIIHTLEDEQRASAVLQEKTTDAASGKVIMDIDDSVETAGDMDNAFAKADTSSPVVAPQPVEPVKIIHTLGEEEPEPEMPAIKEENTLIPTTEFISNLNVVYEEVLDKVKPEDFVIREAQPEVSIIKEEVEEEKDQFFLDFDMPVSNKETIEPEKPIVHNLEDIEVIDPINVIPVTEVSSNGVTKYSLDDYMEVEETMNQAKPVSKQPTQVAEEKIQIVTKTEPTEPLNSNVVKENLTEDVDLTDLPINEMLVLRAEERKRKMHAYNFKFKNSHRLEEIEKKPAFERHGVQLDELPSESDRSRTTLSTDENDDIQLRTNNNSFLHDNVD; this comes from the coding sequence ATGAGTAATGAAGATTTTAACAGTATAGCGTTTGACTTGCCTTTAAATAAGTCTAACGTGATTAAAGTAATAGGTGTCGGTGGTGGCGGTAGTAATGCCATCAAGCACATGTTCCAGCAAGGAATAAAAGGAGTAGATTTTGTAATCTGTAATACAGATTCACAAGCGCTAGATAATAGTCCAGTGCCTAATAAAATACAGCTAGGTGTGACCTTAACTGAAGGACTAGGAGCTGGAGCAAATCCCGAGGTAGGTGAGCGTGCTGCGCAAGAAAGTATTGAAGAATTGCGAGGTATGTTAGATACTAATACTAAAATGGTATTTATCACCGCCGGTATGGGTGGTGGAACAGGAACTGGTGCTGCGCCAGTGATTGCTCAAGTATCACGCGAGATGGGGATTCTTACAGTAGGAATCGTTACCACACCTTTTAATTTTGAAGGTAAAGTACGTAACGAGCAAGCACAACTGGGAATAGAAAAATTCCGTTCACAGGTAGATTCTTTAATAATAATTAATAATAATAAGCTTAGAGAAGTTTATGGAAACTTAGGTTTTAAAGCAGGTTTCTCAAAAGCAGATGAGGTACTTGCTACTGCCTCGCGTGGTATTGCTGAGGTTATAACGCATCACTACACGCAAAACATTGACTTGCGTGATGCAAAGACCGTTCTTTCTAATTCTGGAACAGCCATAATGGGAAGTGCCCAGTCCACTGGTGCAAACCGTGCCCAAGAAGGAATTATTAAAGCACTAGACTCACCACTTTTAAATGATAATAAAATTACGGGAGCAAAAAATGTATTGCTGCTAATCGTTTCTGGGTCAGAAGAAATTACCATAGATGAAATAGGTGAAATCAACGATTTAATCCAGACAGAAGCTGGTGGTGGTGCAAATATTATCATGGGTGTAGGTGAAGATGAGTCATTAGGTGATGCTATTTCGGTTACTGTAATCGCTACGGGATTTAATAAAGAACAGCAAAACGATATCTCAAATACTGAGGCAAAACGTATCATCCATACTTTAGAAGATGAGCAGCGCGCTAGTGCTGTTTTGCAAGAGAAAACGACTGATGCCGCTTCAGGAAAAGTAATCATGGATATAGATGACAGTGTTGAGACTGCAGGAGATATGGATAACGCTTTCGCGAAAGCGGATACATCATCACCTGTTGTAGCACCACAACCAGTTGAGCCTGTTAAAATCATACACACTTTAGGAGAGGAAGAGCCTGAACCGGAAATGCCTGCCATTAAAGAAGAGAATACTTTAATCCCTACGACAGAATTTATTTCTAATTTAAATGTAGTTTATGAAGAAGTGCTGGATAAGGTAAAACCTGAAGATTTTGTTATAAGAGAAGCGCAACCTGAGGTTTCAATTATAAAAGAAGAGGTTGAAGAAGAGAAAGATCAATTTTTCCTAGACTTTGATATGCCAGTTTCTAATAAGGAAACGATAGAACCAGAAAAGCCGATTGTACATAATCTAGAAGATATAGAAGTTATTGATCCTATAAATGTAATACCAGTAACAGAAGTTTCTTCAAACGGTGTCACAAAGTATTCACTAGATGATTATATGGAGGTGGAAGAAACCATGAACCAGGCAAAACCTGTAAGCAAGCAACCAACGCAAGTTGCAGAAGAAAAAATACAGATAGTAACTAAAACTGAGCCTACTGAGCCTTTAAATAGTAATGTAGTTAAAGAAAACCTTACTGAAGATGTTGATCTTACAGATCTGCCTATCAATGAGATGTTAGTGCTTAGGGCCGAGGAACGTAAGCGTAAAATGCATGCTTATAACTTCAAATTTAAAAATTCACATAGACTAGAAGAAATAGAAAAAAAGCCCGCTTTTGAGAGACATGGAGTACAGCTAGATGAATTGCCTAGTGAGTCTGATCGTTCTAGAACAACACTTTCTACTGATGAAAATGATGATATACAATTGAGAACAAACAATAACTCATTTTTACATGATAATGTAGATTAA
- a CDS encoding cell division protein FtsQ/DivIB — MSIKSVIKYGLCMVLIFSAYAFAGHRFEKRTVKDVTISFTDSKALFISEKNVNKLLIQNIDSVESIALENLDLNEGELRLIDNAMIRGAEVSVSLEGEVNVLVEQRMPIARLMLSSQVYLDADNKIMPLSPEHTAFVPLVYGYKEIFNEKLFKLINFINEDPFLKPAITQISFDKKGEVTMQIRAHDHDILLGKIEDLQHKAMNYKAFIAKMEKDNRLNQVKTIDLRYKNQVVSIKK, encoded by the coding sequence ATGAGCATTAAAAGCGTAATCAAATATGGTTTGTGTATGGTGTTGATATTCAGCGCATATGCTTTTGCGGGTCATCGATTTGAGAAAAGAACGGTTAAAGATGTAACTATTTCTTTTACAGATAGTAAGGCGTTATTCATCTCTGAAAAAAACGTTAATAAATTGTTGATACAAAATATTGACAGTGTGGAATCTATAGCGTTAGAAAATTTAGATTTGAATGAAGGTGAATTGCGTTTGATTGATAACGCAATGATCAGAGGTGCAGAGGTTTCCGTTTCTTTAGAAGGTGAAGTAAATGTGCTAGTAGAGCAGCGCATGCCTATCGCAAGGTTAATGTTATCTTCTCAAGTATATCTAGATGCAGATAATAAAATTATGCCTTTATCGCCAGAGCATACAGCTTTTGTTCCGCTGGTATATGGTTATAAAGAAATATTTAATGAAAAACTTTTTAAACTGATCAATTTTATAAATGAAGATCCGTTTTTAAAGCCTGCCATAACACAAATTTCTTTTGATAAAAAAGGAGAAGTTACTATGCAAATAAGAGCTCATGATCATGACATCTTATTAGGTAAAATAGAAGATTTACAACACAAGGCGATGAACTATAAAGCGTTTATTGCAAAAATGGAAAAAGATAATCGCTTAAATCAAGTTAAAACGATCGACTTGAGGTATAAAAATCAGGTCGTTAGTATTAAAAAGTAA